The Paenibacillus polymyxa M1 DNA segment CTGTCGTCGGATGGGGCGATACGGGCAACACCGCTTCGCCCAACAAAGCGTTGGCAAAGCTGGACTTCCCGGCGCTGAACGCTCCGAATAGCGCCAATGTAAAGCGCCCGCCCTCCAGTGCAGCGGCACGCGCATGTAAATCCCGAACAGCCGCTTGCATGGCAGGGTACGGGCTTATTAATGCAGCGGCGGCCTTCAATCGTGTCGCTGCTGCATCCAGCCGCGTACGGCGGCCCCCGGCGGCAGACCGCGCTGTCGTCGTGCTTGCTTGTGACTGCACCGATCCGTTGCGCGAGCCAGCAATGTCTGGACGCACGGCACCAGTTGATGCCGTATCTGTCGGGGCAGCAGCGGCAGTATCGGCCGCAGGAGCAGGCGTGCCCACACGGGGCAACCCGCCAGGCGCGGAAGCCTGCGGCAGCATGCTACGCAGCAGGTCGGCGTGCGAAGCCAAGGCTTGCAAGCGAGTGCTGTAACGGCTCGCAGCTTCCGCCTGCGCCAGCAACGCAGTGCGCGCATCCGCGAGAGCCTCGCGGCTGGCTTCGGCCCGTACCGCAAGCTGGGCCAGCAGGCGGTCTACCAGCGCCAACGCCTTGCGGCGGCAATCAGCGGTCACAGCAGCGCGCAGGTCCTTGCAATAGTTCAACGTATACTCCGGAGACAAAGCATTTTCCTTTACTGTCTGCTCTACCAGTTGCCGATCCATTGCAGGGCGGATGTCATCCAGCTCCTGTTCCATCGCAGCGGTCCACAAACCTTGACCTTCTCCCCATGACCTCAGTAACTCACGCACATGAGGCAACAGTTGTCCCTCCACCTGATCACTCAGCATCCCTGCCAGCCGGTCCAAACGGCGCTCCTTTTCTCGCTCCGTCTTTCCTCCGGCAAACCATAACCCTGTTTTAAAGCCCGGCTTGCGGCTTTCTAAATATTCGCCAGCCGCTTCACGTAGCTCCGCAGGCGTGAGATGAGCATGTTCCAGTAGATGATCCAGTTCTTGACGAAGCCGTTTATGCTCCTGCTCTGGAAGCATCCTCCAGTGTTCATCCTCTTGCTGTAAGGCCTTCTGCTCTATGTCCAGGCGCAAAATGGCCTCTTCTCCACCTGCTTCTTTGAGCAGTGCGTTCAGTTCCTCTTCTTCAGCGGCCTGCACCGTCTCCACATGCTGCTCTACCAAATGGTGCATAGAAGACACTAAACTATAAGCCAAAAGCTCTGCTTTGCGCTCCAGCAAATTCGGAATCAAGTACGTCAACTGCTCCCACTGATTCCAGGGGTGATTCTGTTCCTTCAAGGAAGTAAACAGAATGTCCGTGTAATGTACCTGCCAGGCATGAAAGCTGCTTTCCACCTCATTACGATAACGTGTAAAGGATAGCTCCCGCTCTCGGTGCTTATCGATTTGATTGATTATCAAATATAGTGGCTTGCCCCAATCCGACAAACTTTTGGCAAAAGACAAATTATTCTCAGATTGGACATGATTGTAGTCCATCACATAAAAAACAATATCAGCCCAATGTAAAGCTGAATGTGTCGCCATCGCGTGTCCGTGGTCTGTGGAATCTACGCCGGGTGTATCCAGCAGCACTCCTCTGCCAGATAATATCGGTATATCCTCCCATACTTCAACTGATTCATAGGCTCCACCATTTTTACAATACTCAGCAAGCTCGGACAGGGAAGCTTCCACGATTTCCGGCTCCGGGTTTTCTACCGATCGGGCTGGATGAATAAGCACTCTCGAACGTCCATGACGGATGGACACTACATTAGCGCTTGTAGGCACCGGTCCAGATGGCAGCACGGTTTTACCGCACAGGCTGTTAATCAAGCTCGATTTACCTGCTGAAAAATGTCCACAAAAGGCAATGGTCAACTCTTGCGCATGCGCTTTTTCCATCAAATCCCCTAGCGCCCTCGCTCCCGCTTCATCCCCTGCTTTACGCAAGTTATCCTGTATCTGTTCTATCGTATTCAACCACTTGTCCGCATCTCCTGTAATCGTTTGCATCATAAGCTACGGTTTCACTCCTTGTTTCTTATCTGCACCAAATAGCTATATTGTAGCATTCCTAAGCCACTGTGAGAATCATCACATTAAAAAAACTAAAAAAGCGCTCCCTGCCTGTACCTGGCTTTCGGGAACGCGTTCTTGTAAATGGCAAACCATAAGTTTATTTTATAATGTCCAAAACAGATCATCACAGTAATGCTTCAATATATTCTTCCATATCCAGAGGGTCTGTCGTTGCTTCAAATCGTTTGATCACTTTCCCGTTCCGATCAATCAGGAATTTCGTGAAATTCCATTTGATCGAATCTCCTGGTAAGTACTCAGGATGACGCTCATGAATTAAAGGAATAAGTATTTTGGCAACCGAATGTGTTTCATCAAAGCCCTCAAAGGGCAACGACGAAGCAAGATATGTAAACAACGGGTGAGCCTGCTCATCACGTACATTCACCTTTTGGAACATGGGGAATGCGACCCCATAATTCAGAGTACAAAATGTTTGCACACTTTCATTGGAATCCGGCTCTTGATCGGCAAATTGATTGCATGGGAACCCGAGAATCACCAAGCCTCTATCCTTATATTGATCATATAGACGCTGCAAATCCTGATATTGAAATGTAAAACCGCACTGGCTGGCCGTATTTACAATCAACACTACTTTATCTTTATAATCACTAAGGGTGATCTCCTTGCCGTTCATCGCAATGGCTGAATAATCATAAATGCTCATTTAAGAAACTCCTCTGAAAATGTAATTGAAGATTTCATATTTAAATATGTGAAATCATCCATATCCAGCGTTTTATGACGGTCTTCAAGGTTCGTGTAAATATGCGTCTGCGGGCTGGTTAGACCAGCCGAGCCGCCTATACCGGAACATGCAACGCATGTCGTCCGCTAATTACACTTAATTAGCTGCAGTCTCAAGTACTGGCAGCAAAATTTCAAATACTTGACCATGCTGTAAGATCGTAATTCCACGGGATTTATCCTTCATTACGACCACTTCTGGTTTTTGTGACATACGCTCCAGGTAATGCTCAGGGACATCACCAGAATGACTAACTGTGATTCCCTCTAGCTCGCGCTCTTCGTTTTCAGCAAACTCTGTTGTTACAATTTGCTCAAAAATATCGGAGAACGCCTCAAAATTATCTGTATATACCGAAATGCACTTCATTACTCTTCATCCTTTTCTACACATAAATGGTTAAACCCTCTATTACCTTTATAGGTCTTTCGGGTCTTTAAGCTCTACGTTTCTTATCTTTTCTGATAAGAGACGTTTTCATACGTTTCTTGCCTTCCCTGCACACATCCAGCAATGGACACACCTGACATTGAGGGTTTTGAGCTTTGCAATGGTAGCGTCCGAAAAAAATGAGCCGGTGATGGGTCACAGACCATTCATCCCTAGGTACCCTTTTCATCAGCTTTTTTTCCACCTCAAGCACTGAATCATCCCACCCTGCAAAGCCGAGCCGTTTGGAAACGCGCTCTACATGCGTATCTACCGCAATAGCTGGTACATCAAAGGCAGTAGATACTACGACATTAGCCGTCTTGCGGCCAACACCGGGTAGCTTGACCAGTTGATCATGCTCCGAAGGTATCTCTCCCCCGTACTGGTCTATTAAAATCCGGCAGAGGTTATGAATATGCTTGGCCTTGTTTCGGTACAAGCCGATTCTACGAATATCCTGCTCCAGTTCCTCAAGAGGAACAGCCAAATAATCCTCAGGTGACTTGTATTTTTGAAACAGGTCTGCCGTTACTTTATTGACCATCTGATCGGAGCATTGAGCAGACAATAACACGGCAATCGTTAATTCAAAAGCATTGTCATGGTTCAGCTCACAATGGGCATCCGGAAACATCGTACCGATGATGTCCAATATATGACGTGCGGTTGCTGCATTCACGGAAATCCTACCTCCTAGCAAAAAAAACGTCTTGATACGGGATAGCCCGCATCAAGACGGTCACTCTAAATAATCATCCGGAAAGAAACGAATACTATTTGTGCATGACTGCCTGCATAGGCGAGAAATACACTCCTATATTATCATTATCTGTCACAGATTGCACGTGAAAAGTGTGTAAATTCTCAAGAAATTTTCATACAGTCTGATCGATTAGCGGCTCATTGGGTGCTCCAAATCTACATGTCCCATTAAGGACTCCAGAGATTGACCATCTACGAGCAAATCCAGCGTTTTGACTTCCTTGAATTGGAACATCGTTTGCTTCAAAGCATCGATAGCCAATTCCTCGCCGCCAGCTCCCAATCGAGCCTCATCCGGCAGGGAAATATCAAAGGTCAATGCACCGTTATCCAATTTGATCTTATGCACGGTAATTTTCTCGGACCACAACGGAATCAGAGCAGAATCACCGCTCTTTTGTAGAGCTTCAAACGCTTTTTGGAATTTTTCCAGCTCGCTCGGATAGGTAATTTCCTTTTTCTGTTCTTTCAAACCGTTCTCTTGTGTATCCGTATAGTACACTGTGATCTGTTGTGTTTGACGATCTCCTGACTTTTCCGTGTCCGTCTTGGTCTTTGTAGGCTCCGTCGACGGAGTTGCAGGTGTTTGACTCGCTCCATTATTTTCAGCAGACTGAGCTGATGGATCAGGGGTCGTCTGTTCGGGTGTACTATTTTGTGCAGCTGAAGTTTGTGTTTCCTGAGATGGAGTCGCAGGAGCCGATGTTTGCTTAGAGGCACACCCTGCACCTGCAATGGCAAACAGTGCCAGCAGACCTGCAATTACGATTTTCTTGTTCATATGTCTGTCCCCCTCCTTACTTGACGTTGGCAAGCGATTTGTTGAAGATTTATTTTACGTCGAGATACTCTGTGATTCCATCTGCAATCCCTTGAGCTACCCGGTTTTGAAAATCTTCATCAAACAGTGTTGCTTCCTCTTTTGCATTACTCAGATATCCTACTTCAAGCAAAACAGCTGGCATAGTCGTTTCCCGAATTACATGGAAATTTCCATAACGAATGCCGCGGTCTGTCAGACCCGTCGCAGGAGCAAAGTACTTATGCATAACGTTGGCGAACGCTTTGCTTGCACTACGCTGGTAATACGTCTCTGTGCCGTTGGAAGCTGAGCTACCGCTGCTGTTAGCATGAATGGACACAAACACGTTGGCTTTAAGATTTTCAGCCACTTTTACGCGCTGTTTAAGCTCCAAAAATGTATCATTGCTACGTGTTAACACAACCTCAAGCTTGGGGTTTTGTTTTAATATGCTTTCTACTTTCAGAGCCATCGCCAGGTTGAAGGTCTTTTCATAATTTTTTCTTGAAATACCAACTGCCCCGGAATCTTTTGCTCCATGTCCAGCATCAATAACAACGACCTTTTTACCATTGCTATTAACTGGAGATGTCTGCGTATCGTCCGGCTCTGACCCATCCGGTAACGTTGCGTCTGGCGTTGTATTCACTGAATCCTTGGAAGCCAGATCGACGATAACACGATTCGATCCATCATTATATGCGGTATAATTCATGGCATGTTTCAAATCAATAACAACTCTCACCGTTGATGGTTCCTTTTGGAATAAAGCATATCGGATACCGGACACATCCGCTTCATTCTCAATGTCCAGCGAACCATTTAAGTTGCTATCCAGCTTCTGCTGGTCTCCAAAATTGTCCGCAAATGCAGTCGCTGGCAAATCCACCACTACCCGATCAGGGCCTGTCATCGTAAACGCTTTCGGCTTGACAGCACCCGCTGTTGTGATGGTTAAGCGGTTTTGGCTGAAACTGACTCCCTGCACCTGCGTCACACCTGAACTCGCATTATTGGTTGGCGCAGTTACACTTCCTGTACCTGTACTGTTATTTCCGGACTTAGGAGGTGTAAATTCCCCGTTTCCAGACCCACTATTGCGGGTATATAATTTTACGGACTTGGAGCTGCTGTCCCATTTTACGTCCAGTCCCATTTGCTCGCCGATAAAACGAAGCGGTACAAGGGCATAATTGGAACGCAGCAGAGGCGAAGCATCCAGACTAATGTCGCTTCCATTGACAGTCGCCGTCTTACTTCCGATTATCATTCGGATCAAGGTACTGTCCTTCTCAATCGTGATGGTTCGCGCCTGCTGCTTCCATGTCACGTCATATCCCAAATTTTCAGAAATTACGCGCAGCGGAACCATCGTACTTCCGCCAATTACTTGTGCCTTAGCACCACTAGGGACACTTAACTGTTGATCGTCGAGATAGATTTGTGTTCCACTCGAAGCCGCATGTCCATAACCCGGAACCGCCCACATGAAGACAAATAATAACAACAAAAAACCAAATTTCTTCATTCGTCACCCTTCCATTCATAATTTTTTTGCCACATGCTCCGGTGCGGCGACCTGATATACGCGCTTATGTAATATCAGACAACCTTATAGACGTTATCTCACACCAAAAGTTGCGAATATATTCCATCA contains these protein-coding regions:
- a CDS encoding glutathione peroxidase — protein: MSIYDYSAIAMNGKEITLSDYKDKVVLIVNTASQCGFTFQYQDLQRLYDQYKDRGLVILGFPCNQFADQEPDSNESVQTFCTLNYGVAFPMFQKVNVRDEQAHPLFTYLASSLPFEGFDETHSVAKILIPLIHERHPEYLPGDSIKWNFTKFLIDRNGKVIKRFEATTDPLDMEEYIEALL
- a CDS encoding dynamin family protein; this encodes MMQTITGDADKWLNTIEQIQDNLRKAGDEAGARALGDLMEKAHAQELTIAFCGHFSAGKSSLINSLCGKTVLPSGPVPTSANVVSIRHGRSRVLIHPARSVENPEPEIVEASLSELAEYCKNGGAYESVEVWEDIPILSGRGVLLDTPGVDSTDHGHAMATHSALHWADIVFYVMDYNHVQSENNLSFAKSLSDWGKPLYLIINQIDKHRERELSFTRYRNEVESSFHAWQVHYTDILFTSLKEQNHPWNQWEQLTYLIPNLLERKAELLAYSLVSSMHHLVEQHVETVQAAEEEELNALLKEAGGEEAILRLDIEQKALQQEDEHWRMLPEQEHKRLRQELDHLLEHAHLTPAELREAAGEYLESRKPGFKTGLWFAGGKTEREKERRLDRLAGMLSDQVEGQLLPHVRELLRSWGEGQGLWTAAMEQELDDIRPAMDRQLVEQTVKENALSPEYTLNYCKDLRAAVTADCRRKALALVDRLLAQLAVRAEASREALADARTALLAQAEAASRYSTRLQALASHADLLRSMLPQASAPGGLPRVGTPAPAADTAAAAPTDTASTGAVRPDIAGSRNGSVQSQASTTTARSAAGGRRTRLDAAATRLKAAAALISPYPAMQAAVRDLHARAAALEGGRFTLALFGAFSAGKSSFANALLGEAVLPVSPHPTTAAINRIMAPTSHERHATADVYMKSVDALREDLKYSFRLLGLGEPASVGWQEAVNALSPEGIHPAGRPHYSFLKAAAAGWEEAESLLGQQLQVNLEQYRDFVASERKSCFVEHIDLYYDCTLTRQGIVLVDTPGADSVNARHTGVTFNYMKHADALVFVTYYNHAFTQGDRQFLNQLGRVKETLALNQTFFIVNASDLASSEDELYSVTQHVQEQLQANGIRKPRIYSLSSMLALEAAEQGEASLRAASRFDVFENDFSAFAAEELAGLSIASAMQELGRLRSRIEQHAADARYSAEERELRLEQLTRIRGELENVLLGSTDNNGGSVLSDETDELLYHVRQRLAYRTGEFMAEAFHPSVLREGVGDLRLAFASCGRELMRLIELELSQELLATTLRLEKMGQALVRKAIQQCVDHMNLQLNGLDCTVPGFREWVVPELSDISLQESIQWKDYWNSFKNPKLFFEGMGRANLQTRLEPILRQLIGEAVDQQRERMSSFYIAMMQEEQTWQKAQLREQMLETIRGMEHALKGGEEPQVWEELADQLANLESI
- a CDS encoding GerMN domain-containing protein, with translation MNKKIVIAGLLALFAIAGAGCASKQTSAPATPSQETQTSAAQNSTPEQTTPDPSAQSAENNGASQTPATPSTEPTKTKTDTEKSGDRQTQQITVYYTDTQENGLKEQKKEITYPSELEKFQKAFEALQKSGDSALIPLWSEKITVHKIKLDNGALTFDISLPDEARLGAGGEELAIDALKQTMFQFKEVKTLDLLVDGQSLESLMGHVDLEHPMSR
- the nth gene encoding endonuclease III — translated: MNAATARHILDIIGTMFPDAHCELNHDNAFELTIAVLLSAQCSDQMVNKVTADLFQKYKSPEDYLAVPLEELEQDIRRIGLYRNKAKHIHNLCRILIDQYGGEIPSEHDQLVKLPGVGRKTANVVVSTAFDVPAIAVDTHVERVSKRLGFAGWDDSVLEVEKKLMKRVPRDEWSVTHHRLIFFGRYHCKAQNPQCQVCPLLDVCREGKKRMKTSLIRKDKKRRA
- a CDS encoding N-acetylmuramoyl-L-alanine amidase family protein translates to MKKFGFLLLLFVFMWAVPGYGHAASSGTQIYLDDQQLSVPSGAKAQVIGGSTMVPLRVISENLGYDVTWKQQARTITIEKDSTLIRMIIGSKTATVNGSDISLDASPLLRSNYALVPLRFIGEQMGLDVKWDSSSKSVKLYTRNSGSGNGEFTPPKSGNNSTGTGSVTAPTNNASSGVTQVQGVSFSQNRLTITTAGAVKPKAFTMTGPDRVVVDLPATAFADNFGDQQKLDSNLNGSLDIENEADVSGIRYALFQKEPSTVRVVIDLKHAMNYTAYNDGSNRVIVDLASKDSVNTTPDATLPDGSEPDDTQTSPVNSNGKKVVVIDAGHGAKDSGAVGISRKNYEKTFNLAMALKVESILKQNPKLEVVLTRSNDTFLELKQRVKVAENLKANVFVSIHANSSGSSASNGTETYYQRSASKAFANVMHKYFAPATGLTDRGIRYGNFHVIRETTMPAVLLEVGYLSNAKEEATLFDEDFQNRVAQGIADGITEYLDVK